In the genome of Corticium candelabrum chromosome 18, ooCorCand1.1, whole genome shotgun sequence, the window AGGAAGTATTCAAAGTTACTGGATTCTTTTCTCAGAACTTTGTCCCAACTGTGACCCCGAAAGGGAACATTTCGCTGACCGAGAGCAATAACGACATCTATTACAGCTAGAATAATTGCTCGATTACGTTTGACTCTCTCTTCATATTCTTTAGATCTGCTGGTACAAATATCATTTTTCTTTCCTTCGACCACATTCTTGAAAGATAATGCTTTTATGCAAGCATTCTTGTGAATTTCACTTTTCTCATGACAAAGCAGTACACCACGCTTTACTCCAACTGCGTTCTTCCAGTCACAAAAGCCAGTTGTCTTGAAAGCAGTAGCAGACAGTGACTCATCACCAAACAGCACACAGTAGCAACAAAAGCAGGCGTCAGTACTAGGAGAATATCTCAGCCATCTGTATTGACTCTCCCACTCTGGATTGTAACGACGGCCGCCCGTGCTCTGAAATTTACAACCGGTGGGTGGACACCATTTATTTTGCAGCAGGCATATCTTGTCAACGTCGGAAACGACTCTGCCTTCGTAGTAGATCGGATCATTCACTGACACTTCTTTGTCATGAGCAGTATCTACAAAGAAAGTGTTTACAAGCGCTACGGTATTACCACCTGTTTCAGTAGAATATGTATAATATTATATGAACCTTATTACATATTCTTAGCATCTATGACGATAACACATTGTTCGATATCGCTCAGTAATTCGCGTCTACTAGGATCACATTTAGCATTGGTACTATACCTTCTGCAGAATTCACTACAGTCTCAAACGGGGACGCAGAATGTACAGTTTCAGGCAGATCGCTTAAATCACCGGAAGATGTCCTGATGAGAAGAACAAGTCACGTACCCCAAAGGGGACCCCATACTTCTGCAGAACAACTTTCTTACCCAAGACATTGCAAAAGAGATAGttgcttctttttctttctcttaGATGGTGGCTCCATCTTACTTGGCAGTCAGCTGTAGGTTTCTCGAGCCACGTGTCTTGCAAGTGCTTCACGTGCCAAGAACGTGCGCTAAAGTTGAGTATCAGAGAGTTTACGCACGCggtttcaaatttgaaaagaaCACGATAGCAGATTTTGTTAGTGCAGAATGTCATATCTTCTGCTCCTAACCTACATGCAGCAAAATTTTGCAACGCCACACCCTTTttttttaccgaggcaactgcctcggttgcctcatgcctagttacgcctCTGGTATTGTAGGCGATTGTAAAGTGTATGCAAGAGTGTCAAATCAATTAACGAATGGAAGGCGGTGTCAGTCTCGTACCAGACGAAGCACGGTACTGGCATCAAATAATGTGTCATTCACACAATGATGACAAGTAGACAACTGGTGATAAGTAGGGACGGGTGCACGCTAAGCGACAGCAATCTGTAACCTAATAACAACTCTCACTTTATTCCAGTTTCATCTAGTATATGAATGAGAACAATGCATCAGTGACAATTGCAATGGCGCTTTCCTTGCATGTTTATATATCAGAAACGTCGAGCTATACAGTCCAGACGTAGATTAGAATATGAACTGTAGTTAGAGCAAACATCTACATTAGACTTCGATTGATCATTGTACGTCTATTATGATGTGTGATAAGTAAATCCGGGATATTTCAAAAGTTGGGCGTGTTTAAATGACTGCCTTATTTAAGTTTACACTCTTAGACCATCACACATTACTTTGTCAACTGTATGGGAGAGCTTACCATGAAGATTTTGTGTTCTATGTTGTTTGCATTGGCGATCCTGGCCGTAGCTCAGGGTTACGCTGCCGGACCTCCAGTGGAGGTATGCGCCTCGATGGCTCCCGACACGAGTGCTGATGCACACGGGGCTCCACCACAAACAACACCTTCTCCATACGAAGTGACAATGGACGTGCCCTGCAACGGTTACGTATCTAAAAGGAAATACAGAAGTATATACATCATAATGTTTTGCCCCACTCTCTTTGCATGAACTAGTAATTCAAGGTTTAATGATGTTATCTAATTGTAGTGACTCTGAGACCTACTAACAGATCATTCGAAATTGAAGGCTTTCTATGCCAAGTGCGCAAGGCTGACGGGTCGGATACAACGGCCATTGGCCACTTCACCGATTTCAACCCCAAAAGCAAAGCTAAAAGCTTGGCTTGCACCTCTCCCAAAGTGTCGAAGCAAATGTCTCAttaaaatatgtaaataaagATCTAACAACTTTTTGTCTCAGGGAGCCGTCGCTCACAAGAACGAAGATGGAATTCACGAGTTTCAAGCCATCTGGAAAGCACCATCGAGCATACCAAACTACAACTTGAGAGCATTGTCAGTATTCAAGATTACTAGGGTATTGCCCCTCTCTGTGACTATCTAAATTCTCTGTCTCTCTAGCTGCACAGTTGTGGAGCACAAAGACACTTACTGGTTGAAAGTTCCGTCCGCCTACTTCACGGCTGAGaagagcaaaacaaacagtaagATCGCCACCCGAAATTAACACAACGAAATCAGCCGCAAAGAAGGTCGCACTTTGTGTCCAGATTGTGTAAACGGACGGTGCGAGTCACACAATGGAGCGACTCCACGCTGCAGGTGTGAAGCAGGATACGGTGGTCCGACGTGCGATTCTGGTAACTGTGAAtccacaattaattaattgattaattaattaacacgcgCACCTTTTGCGTGCATGTCGTTCTAAGCTCGAACAGATTCAaggccaccaccaccaccaagaCGTGGTAAGACAAATGAAACACTCAACAATGTCGTCGCTTTCAGTCTCTAATACAGTAGTGTGTTGACCTTCCAGATGCTATTTGTATGGAGTTTATGAGAGAATGGGCTGCCAAACTTGATGAATGGAAGGAGTTGTTTGGCAAGTACCAGAAGATGTTCGGTATGGATTTATCGTCTACTAACACCACCACTATGCCTGATTATTATTTTCAGTAAGATGATCATGATTATAACAGGACTCCCGAGTAGGAGCTAAACGCACTTGTCTAATTACGACGTTCAGATATTGTTTATGCAAAGAACGTGTAATTCATAAGTGCACTCTGAACATGCAGTTACTGTTAGTTTGCGCTGGCAGCTATTTCATGATTGAAATATTGATTAGCTTTCGCATGGAACACGGTGTACCATGTGCACTCGCTTATCTTAATGTTCGAAAAgtcgcatgcatgcataaaaCGAGGTGTTGTGCCAACATTCAATCTAGAAATGAGAGCCTTACAGAGTTGCGGAGATAACAATCCGGGAATGGTCATCACGTGATACTGTAAGCGTGGTTCTACTGATGTAAAGTTATCCTACAAGACAGATTTGTTTCGCTTGGTAATGTGCGTAAGCGTAATGTCACTGACGACGGCAGTCGCTTGCGCAAATAACGTCCCTCGGACTTAAAGCATTCTATACccccacacgcacacactcaccgCTTCGTGTATTGCTCCGCCTAAACAGACACGCTATCCTTTcagtcacacacaaacaaaaacacactaaaacacacacaaacacacacacacacacacacacacacacacacacacacacacacacacacacacaaatacagacaatcacacacagacacacagagacacacacaagcactcaggcagacagatgcactcacgcacacacacgaacgcacgcacgcacgcacacacacctcctcATGTATTGCTCCGCCTAAACGGACACGCTACCTCttcagtcacacacacacacacacacacacacacacacacacacacacacacacacacacacacacacacacacaaccacacacaaacacacacacacacacacacacacacacacacacacacacatacacacaatcacacacacacacacacacacacacacacacacacacacacacacacgcacacgcacacgcacgcacgcacgcacacacacacacacacacacacacacacacacgcacactagCTGAGTCTTCACCCcggccaattaattaattaatttgtgcggCAAACAGACGGGTTTGCCGTAATTAGAAATCTTGCCGCTTTGCTTTAGGAAAAAGTGTGTTTGTGACACTCAATAAATGTGTGACTGCACCATAAGTGACGCAACAATGACTGGCCATAGGATAAAATCTTGATCTATATAGGAGAGCCGTCGCGCGTGTGTGTAAAGACAATAAAATTTAACGACAGGATATATACAAAATTTTCTACGTTCCGGATAACGCTAGCTCACGCTCCCAATAAGGCACGTTTGCTCTAGACATCGAAAGAAACTTGCAAGTGGCGTGAATAGTAGTTCTATGCATAGAGCAGTTTCTAAGACAGCGAGTAAACGTTACTCCGTTTTCGGAGCCGTTTTTCTGCTCCAAAGGGATGCCGAGACGTTGACGAAATGTGACCTATGACGGCAAAGGTCAAAACATAGGAACAACATCTATTTAAAAAGGCATAACTGTGGTGTATCAAACGTGGCAGCACTTCGACGGGCGTACATGCACGGGCAAAAGAATGTAGAGTTTTTCAAGACCCAGATATACGCAAAATACTTGTCCTTTTTTGACTTACCCGGCAATAACGTCATGCTTCGCGTGTACCGTCCAAGGTCCGGAACAGGCGTTTTAAATTTGCTGGAGATACGATGagccgttccagagatattaGCGCGCGAACAGCGTCGGGTTTCAATCAGTAGGAAATCGCGCGTCGTCGCGGGAGAAGTCCGGAAGACGACCATCTTCCGTTCGAGATCTATTGATTCAACGAGCGTGAGgcaaattcggtggagatcagACTGGCCGTCTTGTAGATCTTCTCCTACacacagatacatagacacgCAGACACAACGGCTTCATTTCAGGTATGCAAAGGAAGAGGGGTAAAATGATCATAAATGCAGTTTTATTAACAAGGTGAAAACAGTAAAAAGGCGCCAACACACACAGCTCTTAGTTAACAAAGAACTAGAGCAATGTCTGTAAAGTGCTGCTGCatgtcaataaattattattaattattattactattataaAATATGTTAATTAGATCTCAATTTttatgcatgcaaacaagtaGTTTTAGAGGCATTCGTAATTGTACTTTAGTATTgcaaaaattaacaaaaacagGAAAATTGATAATTTTAAGAAAAAAATTTATCCATTCAACAAAGTATAATTTGTATGTATCGTATTTCTCCGAGAATGCAAAGGCGTTTATTCCTTTTGCAAGGCTGGACTCTGCGCCTTTCTTTTTTTGGGGCGATGTTCATTCAGTTAACGGCAGCGTTCTTTCAATGTCATTTTCAAGTATAGTATGGAATGGCTAATCGGAACGACAAATCTCAATTATGGCTTTGTCGATGTCTGTATATAAACCAATCCAAGCCCCACAAGATCAACCACATATATCACATATGTAGCCCGTTTGTATAGTAtgtactacacacacacacacacacacacacacacacacacacacacacacacacacacacacacacacacacacacacacacacacacacgcacacacgcacacacacacacacacacacacacacacacacacacacacacacacaaacacacacacacacacacacacacacacacacacacacacacacacagacagacagacagacagacacacacacacacacacacacacacacacacacacacacacacacacacagacacacacacacagacacacacacacagacacagacacacacagacacacagacacagacacacacaaacacacacacagacacacacagacacacagacacagacacagacacagaaacagaaacagacacagacacacacacacacacacacacacacacacacacacacacacacacacacacacacacacacaagtccATATCTAAGACTACCAACAGCCTTGCAGATATGACTATCAGTGACACTGGTAAGTCTTTCAAGCTTAAGTTGAGTGTCATCTAGGCATTCGGTGACGGAAAGCTAAAGAGCTGGCTGGCTGGATAGCAGGGGCCCTGGCCCGGTGTGTCTTCCAAAAGTTCCACACCTGACTTAACGTGACTACGTCATAGTGCAAGTGTGAGACAGACTGGGTAGGCGTCACGTGCAACACTGGTTACAACAATGACATCGACTGATCAAGATAAGTTAATAACACAGTGATTCgaccttctgtctgtcttttgtaaTAGAATAGGCcaagacagagaaacaagaacagaacaattgtagacatatatatatatatatatatatatatatatatatatatatatatatatatatatatatatatatatatatagctccCATTTAGAATTTCTAAGTTTGTAATATGTTGCTGATGTATGCGAAGTGTGCGAATAAATAGAGTGTCAACTTTTGCGAATAGGAAGACGTTGTTCAGGGGAATTGCCGAACGGAACTACGGCGTCAAGAATTGCGACATTCACGACGATGACAAGTCGACAACTCGTGATAATTACGGACGGATACATCctaaacaacagcaaacaaacagtgtTTATCAATCTGTTGACACTTTGGTCTAGTTTGGTCTAGTATATGAATGTGACCAAAGCACCTTCAACAATTGCAATCGCGCAttacttagctaattagattGCTTAGATGTACTATAGAAAACGTCGAGTTGTAGTCCAGTCTATCATTAAAATATGAACTAAAGTTAGAGCAAATGTTTCCAATTTGGGGATTGCATTTGTTCTGATGAGATAATCAAATTAGGATATTGCGGATTTGGGGCGTGGCTAATCTCGGCCTCTAAATTACGCTCTCAGACCACTAGGCCTCACTTGCTATATCGGAGAGCTTACTATGAAGATCTTGTGTTCTATTTTGGTTGCATTGGCGATCCTGGCTGTAGCTCAAGGTTACGCTGCCGGACCTCCAGAGGCTGTATGCGCCTCGATGGCTCCTGACCCAAGTGCGGGTGGCCACGGGGCTCAAGCACAAACAACGCCTCCTCCCTACGAAGTGACAATGGACGTGCCCTGCAATGGTTACGTATCTAGAAGAAAATACGCAAGTAAGTCTAAAAATTGCATTGCCTCACTCTCTTTGCATATGAAGTAGTGAATACAGATACGTGATGTTGGTATCCAATTCTAGTGATTCTGAGACCTACTAACAGATCATACGAAATTGAAGGCTTTCTATGCCAAGTGCGCAATGCTGACGGGTCGGACACAACGGCCATCGGCACGTTCTCCGATTTCAACCCAAAACGGAAAGCTAAAACATTGCCTTGCACCTCTTCCAAGGTGTCGAAGTAAATGCCTCGATAAGTAAAGATATAAAAACCTTTTGCTTCAGGGAGCCGTCACTCACAAGAACGAAGATGGAGTTCACGAGTTTCAAGCCATGTGGAAGGCACCATCGAGCATACCGAACTACAACTTGAGGGCGTTGTAAGTATATTCAAGATCACTAGTTCATTGCGCCTTTCACCAACTACATAAATTCTCTGTTTCACTAGCTGCACAGTCGTGGAGCACAAAGACACTTATTGGTTGAAAGTTCCGTCTTCTTACTTCACGTCTGCAaataacaaaacagacagTAACATCACCACCCGGAATAAATTAAACGAAATCAACAGCATTAAGCGTCGCACTTTTGTCTAGATTGTGTGCACGGGCAGTGCGTGGAACTCAAAGGATCGACCTCACGCTGCATGTGTGAAGCAGGATACGCTGGTCCAACGTGCGAATCCGGTAACTGCATGTGactgcatattaattaattaattaacacgtgCACAACTGAACGTTCCCGTTTTCGTGCATTTCGTTCTAAGTTCGCACAGATGCAAGCCCATCACTACCGAGACACGGTAAGACAAATGACAAATGAGACTCTAATAAATGTCGCTTTAGGTATCTACTAGAGTAATGTGTTGACCTTACAGATACATGCAACGAGTTTATGAAAGAATGGGCTGCCAAACTTGATGAATGGAAAGCGTTCTTTGACAAATACCAGAAGATGTTCGGAAATAATTCGTCGCCTACGAACAGCACTATCCATGATGACGATTCTATGTGATGTTGATGCTTGTCATGACGAGTAGCCTGAGCAGAGGCTGAACTCATACGTCTTACCATGACGACCATGTTGTGTTTATGTAATTGATTGCACGTGAAAATGTTTGCTTGGTGATTGCACTCTGACTGTGTACGTACGACTGCTGGCAGCTTGTTCATGATTAATGATTGATCAGTATTGGGATGCAAAATGGTGTACGTTGTGAAATCGCTTGTCTCGCTGTTGAAGAACTCGCATGCATAATAAGGAAAAACGAGCTGTCGTGCAAAATCTTGAATTTAGACATCAGAACCTTATAAGTATGCATATATTGTAAGATTGTTAGAATGTAAAAATTGCTCTAGATAACAAAAGTTCTATTGGCATATCGTACTAAAATAAGTTTAGATGGGCAATTGCGTTAGTCAacttacaattaattataagCAATTGTGACTAGAGaaggtttgtttgcttataCATTAGAATTAATTTCAATGAATAGTAATTGAGCATGattttgacacacacacacacacacacacacacacacacacacacacacacacacacacacacacacacacacacacacacacacacacacacatctcggATGTTCACGGCCGCGTCTCAAATTTGAACTTGGTTCGTTCTTGCTACTGAATCTCCACAGTGTGATGAGTAGTCGTTGTATTGCTTAACCGTGGTCACAGTTAACGTTGGGAGGAGGTGATGACGGCAACGAAAATGACTCTCACGATGATGACCGTTGCCGTTCAGCGTCGACGTCTCTTCCTGGATCTACTTCTTGCTCTGTTTCTTGTCCCCTCTGCGCCATCGTTTTCAAAACAAATCTTCACCGTGGCATTATCTGAATACGGAATATATCTAAAGACTCTTTGTCTCTTCCTCGTTCTTGGAAGAGCGTAGGCGCTAGGTCTGTTCtagatgtgtgtttgtgtttgccaGTAAGTGGAAATTTTGTCGTTGGACTGAAGGTGCAGGCAGGCCATGGTGTAGAGGTTTGATGATTTGGCCCAGCGAATCCAAATGGGCGTCCAAGATGGCTTCCACAGACACGTCATCCAACGTGTCGAATCACGTGTCACAACAGGAGTCAGTGCTAAGTCCTCTTGATTCTTACGGTTCAATAGACATCGGAGATCTGGCGCTGATGGGTGTGAAGACAGCTTCACAGTTCACTTGTCCACAGTTCCTTTCAGAATTTGACATTTTTCAAGCAGTAATGGAAGACATTTCAACTCTTCCTGTTACATCTGTTTGTCACATACCTCGTAAAGTTCGTCCTCTTCTTTCGAAAGTTCTAGCTTCTGAATTTCGTGATGCTGTTAGTTGTGATATATAGGGATTTGTACGATTGTCTCTCTTTGCAAGGCTGTTTTGAGACCACCAGTTCGAGGAGGAAGGAAGAAGAGACATGTTATTAGTGCTTGTATGCTGTCACGTTTACGACAGTGGCAATCATGAGACCTTGTTTTCTTGTGGATAGATGCCAGAAATAATTCCCGTTGTCACAATACGGTTTGCGGATCATCTAATCTATCTCAAATAAACACACGTCATGCTTTGTTTCTAGCCAGTGAGGGTCGCTTTGGAGATGCTATGTGGACTTTGAGATCTTGTGGTTCTGCTCCTGTCAATAACTTGGCATTCCAGCTAGGCATCCA includes:
- the LOC134194217 gene encoding putative defense protein 3 is translated as MGELTMKILCSMLFALAILAVAQGYAAGPPVEVCASMAPDTSADAHGAPPQTTPSPYEVTMDVPCNGYVSKRKYRMTLRPTNRSFEIEGFLCQVRKADGSDTTAIGHFTDFNPKSKAKSLACTSPKGAVAHKNEDGIHEFQAIWKAPSSIPNYNLRAFCTVVEHKDTYWLKVPSAYFTAEKSKTNNCVNGRCESHNGATPRCRCEAGYGGPTCDSARTDSRPPPPPRRDAICMEFMREWAAKLDEWKELFGKYQKMFGMDLSSTNTTTMPDYYFQ
- the LOC134194137 gene encoding putative ferric-chelate reductase 1, which encodes MKILCSILVALAILAVAQGYAAGPPEAVCASMAPDPSAGGHGAQAQTTPPPYEVTMDVPCNGYVSRRKYAMILRPTNRSYEIEGFLCQVRNADGSDTTAIGTFSDFNPKRKAKTLPCTSSKGAVTHKNEDGVHEFQAMWKAPSSIPNYNLRAFCTVVEHKDTYWLKVPSSYFTSANNKTDNCVHGQCVELKGSTSRCMCEAGYAGPTCESVRTDASPSLPRHDTCNEFMKEWAAKLDEWKAFFDKYQKMFGNNSSPTNSTIHDDDSM